The segment ACTTCTGACCTCACCCTTATCAGGGGTGCGCTCTAACCAACTGAGCTACAGGCCCGTAGTCTTCGAGGTTTGGAAGGGATGCGCGGACAGCGCCATGGTCTTTTCTTTTGCTAGAGAAGGTAGAAGTAAATCCACCCTCATCCTTGAAAGGAGGTGATCCAGCCGCAGGTTCCCCTACGGCTACCTTGTTACGACTTCACCCCAGTCGCTGACCTTACCGTGGCCGGCTGCCTCCTAAAAGGTTAGCCCACCGTCTTCGGGTAAAACCAACTCCCATGGTGTGACGGGCGGTGTGTACAAGGCCCGGGAACGTATTCACCGTGGCATGCTGATCCACGATTACTAGCGATTCCAACTTCATGCACTCGAGTTGCAGAGTGCAATCCGAACTGAGATAACTTTTTGGGATTGGCTACTTATCGCTAAGTCGCTGCCCTCTGTAGTTACCATTGTAGCACGTGTGTAGCCCAACCCGTAAGGGCCATGAGGACTTGACGTCATCCCCGCCTTCCTCCGGCTTGTCACCGGCAGTCTCCCTAGAGTGCCCAACTAAATGCTGGCAACTAGGAACAGGGGTTGCGCTCGTTGCGGGACTTAACCCAACATCTCACGACACGAGCTGACGACAGCCATGCAGCACCTGTCACCTATCCAGCCGAACTGATGATATCCATCTCTGGAAATCGCGATAGGGATGTCAAGGGTTGGTAAGGTTCTGCGCGTTGCTTCGAATTAAACCACATGCTCCACCGCTTGTGCGGGCCCCCGTCAATTCCTTTGAGTTTTAATCTTGCGACCGTACTCCCCAGGCGGAGTGCTTAATGCGTTAGCTGCGTCACCGAAATCGAAATCCCGACAACTAGCACTCATCGTTTACGGCGTGGACTACCAGGGTATCTAATCCTGTTTGCTCCCCACGCTTTCGCACCTGAGCGTCAGATCTAGTCCAGGTGGCCGCCTTCGCCTCTGGTGTTCCTCCCAATATCTACGAATTTCACCTCTACACTGGGAATTCCACCACCCTCTCCTAGTCTCTAGTCCTGCAGTATCAGAGGCAGTTCCGGGGTTGAGCCCCGGGCTTTCACCCCTGACTGGCAGGACCGCCTGCGTGCCCTTTACGCCCAGTAAATCCGAACAACGCTTGCCCCTTTCGTATTACCGCGGCTGCTGGCACGAAATTAGCCGGGGCTTCTTCTGATGTTACCGTCATCATCTTCGCATCTGAAAGAGCTTTACAACCCGAAGGCCTTCTTCACTCACGCGGCATGGCTGGATCAGGCTTGCGCCCATTGTCCAATATTCCCCACTGCTGCCTCCCGTAGGAGTCTGGGCCGTGTCTCAGTCCCAGTGTGGCTGATCATCCTCTCAAACCAGCTATGGATCGCTGACTTGGTGAGCCGTTACCTCACCAACTATCTAATCCAACGCGGGTCCATCTCTTAGCGATAAATCTTTCCCCCGAAGGGCGTATGCGGTATTAGCGGTCGTTTCCAACCGTTATCCCCCACTAAGAGGTAGGTCCCCACGCGTTACTCACCCGTGCGCCACTCTCCAGTTCCCGAAGGAACCTTCTCGTACGACTTGCATGTGTTAGGCCTGCCGCCAGCGTTCGTTCTGAGCCAGGATCAAACTCTCATGTTCAATCCAAGCTTGTCTCATAGACAAACTCTTAAAAACCGACGTCTGCACATTTTGGTGGTTACCACAAACCAATCTGGTCTAAACCAAATCAGTCCGTCGTCTCCAGGATGCACAGACTTTAGCGCCATAACGCTGCCCGCGCATCCCTTCCTACTGATCAACAATGTCAAAGAACTCTAGAGCCGTAGCCCTTCACCTCCAGTCCACGTCGCCGTATCCTTGGCGCCGCACCCCGTCGGTGGAGGCGGGTTATAGGCCGCACCCAAGGAACTGTCAAACCCTTTTTTGGAAAAAAATGCGCTAAAAATGCAAAAAGTTGGAAAGCCGGTTTTCCCTTAATTCCCGCCGCAGCCCGCCATATCACTGTGTGATTGAGTGCGCCGCAGCATCATTTTGACCATATGGTTAGGAATTGCATTTCTCCGATTAAGCCAACCGCAGAAAACAGCCGTTTCACCCTTGGCACCACCGCGCCACCATTTTGCACAGCACAAAACGGGCATCCACAGCCTTTCACCCCACCCCGGCCGTCGTTTGCGAACACATATATATAACGGGCCGCCGTGAAATCAGATTTGCCCTAAAAAGCCGGCACCAAAACCGCGCCAAAACACCGGGCCGTCACCGGCAATTTGCACACATATATATAAGTGTACGAATCATAGAATGCGCCGGATGCCGTCCGGCCCCGGCAGCGCGGCATTCAGGATGGTGATTCGCAGATACCGGCACACATTTTGACCAGCGATCATACGCATCGACAAAAGATGTGAATTTAAATGGTTAACACGCTGCCATTTTCTTGCCATTCTCGCCATTCAGATCAGCGTCGTTCTTGTGAAGATCCTGCCTTATTCATTTCAACGGTTCGTAAACCATATCCCGGCATCATGGCCTTAACGGGATGGTGCCCAACCAGTGGTGAATTGGCATTTCACATTTACGAGTCTTTTTTGTATAAGGTTCGTGCCGATGTTGCCGCAAAGAGCAACTCGTTGGGCACACTGCATTATTAGTTCTAGGGGAGTTCTGCGGCAATGGCCGGAAGAGACTTGGTATCTATTGCCACCATCATGGCAATCTTGGGGGGGACTGCCGGTTTCATCCTCTCTGACCATTACTCCAACGCTTCGGATACCGCTTTGTCAGCCAATGCCGCTGAAAGCGAGTTAAGCGCTTCTCCCCCATCCAGTGTGACCGAAACGGCCAACCTGCCCGATAACGAGCCCCGTCTTGAAACGGTTGTGTTGGAAAAAGGTTCCAACCTGATGGCAACTTTAACCGCAGCGGGCCTTGAACGGTCGGTTGCCTTTAACGCCATCGAGGCGCTGCGCGATGTTTACAATCCCCGCAAACTGCGCGCCGGCCAGGAATTCGACCTTGTTTACGCAAGCGATGTCGACGGTGACAGCGACCTTTTTGATACCCTGCGTTTCCAGCCTGATCCCGAAACCGTTGTTCTGGTTTCCCGTACCGATGACGGCTTTACCGCCTCGAGTGACAAGGTCGCACTGACCCCTGTGCGCAATGTTTCATCCGGCGTGATTGATCAGAGCCTGTTCCTCGCCGCCGAAAAGAACGGCATGCCGCTTTCGGTGCTGATGGAACTGATCGAGCTTTATTCCTATGAGGTCGACTTCCAGCGCGACATCCAGCCGGGTGACAGCTTCGAGGTGATGTTCGAAGAACTGCGCAATGAGTCGGGCGAACGGGTTCGCTATGGCGATGTCGTTTATGCCAGCATGACGCTGAGCGGCAACAATGTCCGTCTGTATTCCTACAAGGACAGCAATGGCGATATCGACTTCTATAACCAGAAGGGCAAATCGTATCGTCGTGCCCTGATGCGGACCCCGATCAACGGCGCGCGTCTGTCATCGGGCTTTGGCGCGCGCAAGCACCCGATTCTCGGTTTTACCAAAATGCACAAGGGTGTGGACTTCGCCGCCCCGCCAGGGACCCCGATTTTTGCGGCCGGTAACGGTACCGTTGCCAAAATCGGTCGCAATGGCGGGTACGGGAACTATATCCGTCTGCGCCACAATGACTCCTACGACACGGCCTATGCCCACATGAAGGGCTTCGCCAAGGGACTGAAACAGGGATCGCGGGTCAAACAGGGGGATGTGATCGGATATGTCGGCACCACAGGTGCTTCAACCGGGCCCCACCTTCACTTCGAAATCCTGAAAAACAATACACAGGTCAATCCGATCAAGGTCAAGATGCCAAGCGGCAAGACCCTGAAGGGTGATGAACTCAAGACCTTCCAGGCGAAGGCAGAAGGGCTCCGCGGACAATATGCCGAGCTTTCCCTCCATAACCGCAAGGTTGCCAGCGCTGAGTAAACAGCCATTTCTGAACCCCCCGCAAGCCCGCCCTTTGGCGGGCTTTATGCTTTTGGTGCCTGTTCAACACCCAGAATTTTACCCAGTTCAAGAACAAGACCGTCATAGAAATCACGAGCAACCCCGGATAGCGGCCGCACGTTGGATGTAATGATTTCCAACGGTTCCATAATGCGGGGACGAAACGGCAGCAACCGGATGTTGGGAAAATTAAAGGCATCGCTGAAATAGCGGCAATTCAGGGCATCAACCAGTGTCAAACCCATGCCGAGATTTACAAACGACATGGCGTGAACCGTCGTATGCACCTCGATGATACGATTGAACGCGATCCCGGCATCGTCATAAGCCCTGCGCAATTCCCGCGTGGTCGCATTTTCTGAATCAAGCGTGATCCAGGGGGATGTTCCGGCATCTGCCAATGTCACTTCATCAAGCTGTGCCGCAGGGTGATCAAGTGGGACAGCACAGAAGCAGGGCAAATCCATCGAAACCGATTCATGGCTAAGCGAGCTTTCGGATTTATCCACCAGCCCGATCTGATATTGCCCGGATGCCACTCCCTGCCGGATTACCGAACAGCCGGCATGATGGAGGCTGACCTGAACACCGGGATTCTTTTTCATGTAATCGGCAATCAGTTCAGGCAGAAAGCGATAGGCAGGGCCAAAGATGGAACAGATCCGCAAACGCCCCCCCTTATTATTGCGCGCCGCTTTCAGACTGTCTTCAAGATGACTAAGCCCCTGCAGGATTGAATAAACTTCATCATGCAGAAAGTGCGCTTCATCGGTCGGCAGGAGTTTACCGTTATGCCGCACAAACAGCTTGTAGCCGATTTCCGCCTCGAAATTCGCCAGCATCTTGCTGGCGGCGGGCTGGCTGACGAAGCTTCGCTCGGCGGCGCGGGTGATGCTGCCGGTGACAAAAACCTCGTGAAATATCCGTAAGCGCTTGATATTCATCAATCATAACTCAAAGTTATCAAACCATCAGAAACATTCAATACCATTATTTCTGTTCTTATCCTAGGATCACGACGATTTTTGCGCGGGGCCGGAAATCGCGTCTGATGCAGCAGCATGAAAGACCACGATACGGAAAACCGATTTGCAGAGACGGCATCAACGAGAACCTTAATCAGGGAAGCATAATGAATAAATTTGCCTTGGCTCTGGCTGTGAGCGCAGCCATGATTTTCGTCCAGACGTCGGCCAGTCAGGCCGAAGAAGGCACATCGACACTTCAGACCGTCAAGGATCGCGGCAGTGTTAGCTGTGTGATCGGGAATTCCTTCCCGGGCTTTTACAGCCTGAACAAGGAAGGTGAATGGCAGGGCATGGACATCGATATGTGCCGTGGCGTTGCCGCAGCCGTTTTCGGAGATGCAGGCAAGGTCAACTTCCTGCCGGTTCAGTGGGCACAAAGCTTTACCACGATCAAAAGCGGCAAGGGCGACATCCTTTCCAAAGGCATGACCTGGACGCTGTCACGTGATGTGAGCCAGGGCCTCGACTTCCTTGATACCTATTTCTATGACGGTCAGGGTTTCATGGTCCGCAAGGACCTTGGTGTCACGTCCGTTAAAGAACTTCAAGGTGCGACGGTCTGCGTGCTGACCGGCACATCAAGCGAACTGAACCTTGCCGATTACAGCCGGACACATGCTCTGGACCTGAAAACGGTTGTTTTCGATGATTCCGCCGTGCGCAACACTGCGTTCTTTAACGATAACTGCGATGCGCTGACCAATGACAAGTCCGGCCTTGCAGCACAGCGTTCCGCCGCACCGAACCCGGCAGATTATGTTGTTCTGCCCGAAACCATTTCCAAGGAAGCCCTGTCATTTGCCGTCAAACAGAATGACAGCGAATGGGCCAATGTCGTGAAATGGACCTTCCAGGCGATGGTTGCCGCCGAGGAATACGGCATCACCTCGGAAAATGTTGATGACATGCGCGCCAATTCGGAAAGCCCGATCATCCGTCGTATTCTGGGGGTCGAAGGCGATCTGCATGTCGGCCTCGGATTGCCGCAGGACTGGGCCTATCAGGTCATCAAGAATGTCGGCAATTACGGCGAAATCTATGAACGCAATGTCGGCCCCGACAGCATTCTCGGTCTGGACCGCGAAGGTACGCTCAATGCCCTTTGGCAGGATGGCGGCCTGATGTATGCAAAGTCATTCCGTTAATTCCGTACGTTCAGGCAGGCTGGTGATCCAGCCTGCCTGAATGCCCCACATTCCAACGGTTATCCGGTATGAACTTTGTTTCGCCATCGCATCCAAAACCCGGCATTGCGCACAGTATTTTTTCCTGCCTGAACAAGGATTCAACACGTGGTGTGGTCATTCAGGCCGCAACGCTTGGCCTTGTGCTGGCAACTCTTTTGTATCTGTTTTCAAATTCTGCGCAGAACCTTGACAGGCTCGGTCTGAGTTTCGGGTTTGACTTTCTGCAAACGACCGCTGGCTTTGACATTAGCTGGAGCCTGATCGCCTATGACCCGAGCATGAGCTATTGGCGGGTCTTTCTGGTCGGGATCGTCAACACCCTGTTCCTGTCATTCTGTGTCATTGTCTTTGGCACCATTCTCGGCACCATTGTTGGCATTTTGCGTCTATCCCCTAACCCGCTGGTATCGCAACTGGCGCGCTGTTATGTCGAGGTGGTCCGCAATGTCCCGCTGCTGATCCAGATTATTTTCTGGTTCACCACCGTCTTTTCCGCCCTACCCCCACCGCGCAGCGGTTACGGATTTGCCGGACTGGTCTTTTTGAACAATCGCGGCTTTTACATGCCATCCGCCGTCACCGATATGTCCGGTTGGCTGATAGCAGCCGGAAGCCTGATATTGCTTGGCCCCCTCTGGTTCTTGTTGCGTGGCATACGTCGCCAGCAACGCCAGAACGGATCGGTCAGCCGTTCGTATCGGATTGCCTTTGCCCTCTGGGGACTTGTGTTATGTGGCATGGCCCTGATCGTTGGCAGTTCATTGCGCTGGTCTGTACCCGCGTTGCAGGGCTTCAATATCGAGGGTGGCATGTTTTTGCCCTCGGCATTTGGCGCGGCCTTTATCGCAATGACGGTTTACCGGTCCGCCGCCATTGCCGAGACCGTGCGTGCGGGCATGGAGTCCATCAGCAAAGGCCAACATGAAGCCGCCGCGACCATCGGCTTTTCACGGTTTCAGACGCTTCGCCTGATCCTGATTCCACAGGCCATTCGCGCCATTATTCCGCCTCTTGCCAATTCCTGGCTGGTCGCGACCAAGGATTCGTCGCTTGCCGTCGCCATCGGCTTTCCCGAATTGGTGTCGGTCTTTATGCAGACATCGGTCAACCAGACGGGGCGCGCGATTGAGATCATTGCAATGGTGATGGGCTTTTACATCGTGGTCAGTCTGATCATTTCGTATCTGCTCAACAAATATAACGCCCATATGCAGTTCAAGGCGAGGTAAGCAATGTCTGAACAGGATCTCAAACATTTCGTTCCCACCCCGCCCCGCCTTCCGGCCACGAACGAGCAAAACCTGCTGCGTCGCATTCAAAAGCAATGCTTTAACAGCATCGGCAACAGCCTGCTGACCATTTCGGTTCTCGTGCTGATCTATTATGTCGCGAAATCGTTTCTGGACTGGGCTGTCTTCAACGCGGTGTGGAATGCGGCCACCCGGCGCGAATGCATGGATATAAGCCCGGATGGCGCCTGCTGGGCCGGTGTGATCGACTGGTTTAACGGCCTGATTTACGGGCGTTATCCGGATGAAGAACAATGGCGCGTCAATGGCGGTGTCATCATGGGGCTTTTGTGGTTATTGCCCCTGATGACCCGGCGTATTGCCTATCGCAATTCCATCCTGATCAGCTGGATCACGCTGTATCCGTTTCTTGGGGCCTATATGTTCCTTGGCGGCACCTTCGGGCAAGATGTCGGGATCATTCATATGGTCTTTACGTCGCTGGCGGCGGGCTACTTCATCCTGCTTTATCTGAACTGGATGCTGTGTGCGGCCGGGCAATCTTCGCTGCCGGAAATGGTGACACCGCTGACGTCAAGGCTGATACGTCGCGGGCAATATATGAACGGCTTCCTGCTGGTCTGGGCCGTTCTGTCAATCCTTTGCGGCCTCGTACTGGCGCAGGTGCATCTGGAACCGGTTCCGGTGGATCATTGGGGCGGATTGTTCCTCACACTGATCATCGCGTCCTTTGCGATTACCATGTCCATTCCGGTTGGCATTCTGCTGGCACTCGGGCGACGCTCGAAACTACCGGTCATTCACTGGCTATCGATGATGCTGATCGAACTGGTACGAGCGGTGCCGCTGATTACCGTTCTGTTCATGGCTGTCACCCTTTTGCCGATCTTTTTGCCAAGTGGTGCCGAGCCCAACAAACTCTCGCAAGTCCTGTTTGCGGTTTGCCTGTTTGCCGGGGCCTATATGGCCGAAAACATCCGCGGCGGCCTGCAAGCCATTCCCGACGGCCAATATGAAGCCGCCCAGACACTGGGGCTTGGATATTGGCTGACCATGGGTCTGATCATTCTGCCACAGGCGATGCGGCTGATGATCCCGAACATCATGACATCCTTTATCAGCATGCTCAAAGACACGACCCTGGTGTCGATCATCGGCCTGTTCGACATCATGTTGATGGCGCGCAATATCTCCAACGACAAAAACTGGATCGGTCTTCATACAGAGCCGCTTGCCCTTATTTCGATCCTGTTCTTCGTGATGTGCTACGGCATGTCGCAATACAGCCTGAACCTTGAAAAACGACTGAAAGCGCATCGCTCATGACTCTGTCCGCCCCTCAGGCACCGGCAGGTAAACTGTCCCGTCCGGCCATTGAAATCGATAACCTGAACAAATGGTTTGGATCCTATCATGCATTGCGTGACGTCTCCCTGACCGTTGGCGAGCAGGAGATCATGGTTGTCTGCGGCCCCTCTGGCTCCGGCAAGTCCACTTTGATCCGCTGCCTCAATCATCTTGAGGAATATCAGGAGGGCCGGATCTGCGTCTTTGGGCAGGAACTTGCCCGCGATCAGAAAAGCGACCGTTTCATTCATCAAACCATGGGCATGGTATTTCAGAACTTTAATCTGTTTCCCCATCTCACGGTTCTACAGAATTGCACGCTTGGCCTGACATGGTTGCGCAAGAAAACCGAAAGCGAAGCCCGTGATATCGCCATGGGATTGCTTGAACGTGTTGGTATCGAGCATCTTGCGGATCGCTTCCCCGGGCAGCTTTCCGGCGGCCAGCAGCAGCGCGTTGCGATTTCGCGGTCACTTGCGATGGATCCGAAAATCATGCTGTTTGATGAACCGACATCTGCCCTGGACCCGGAAATGGTCAAGGAGGTGCTTGATGTGATGGTTAAACTGGCGGAAACCGGTATGACCATGGTGTGTGTCACCCACGAAATGCAGTTCGCCCGTCAGGTTGCGGACCGCGTGGTCTTCATGCAGGACGGCGAAATTGTTGAAGTCGGCCCACCTGAGCAGGTCCTCTTGCATCCGCAATGGGATCGCACGCGGGAGTTCCTTGATCACATTCTTTAGGTCCTAGTCTCCTAATCCCCGATACACGCCCTGAAACGGAACACATCGAGATGTTGGCAAAACATTCATCGAACTATATCCATGCGCCTTATTGGCAGGCGGCCATCGTGCCGGAAAAAACAGAAGCATTGATCAACCGTCGCGATCTTCCCGACCGTGCCGATACCGTAATTATCGGCGGGGGATATACCGGCATTTCCGCGGCCATCACCCTTGCCCGCGCAGGGCAGAAGGTCGTTGTTTTCGAAGCCGACGCGTTCGGCAACGGTGCCAGCAGCCGCAATGGCGGGATGCTTGGTCCGAGCTTTAGCAAACTCGGTGAAAATGGCCTTGAACGCCAATATGGCCGCGAACAGGTTCACGCCACGATCCGCGAAAGTCTGTCTGCCTTTAACTGGCTGGTGAATTTCATTCGCGACGAACAGATCGACTGCGACCTTCAGATATGCGGCCGTTTTCGCGGCGCCAGTCACCCCGCTCACTATGCCGGTCTGATCGAACAGGCCAGCGAAATCGCCAAGATCGTCGACTTCCCCGCAATTGAAATCAGCCGCGCCCAACAGGGTGAGGAAGTCGGGTCAGATGCCTATTATGGCGGCGTGGTTTATCCGACCGATGGTGCGGTTCATCCGGCCAAGCTTTTTCAGGGCCTGTGTGAAATTGCAAAGCGCGACGGGGCATTGCTGTTTGATCACAGTCCGGTACGTCAGGTGATCAAAAACAACAGCCAGTTCATCGTCAGCATCGATGACAAAAAGATCACCGCCGATCATGTCATCATCGCGACCAACGGCTATACGGGCGGGCCGTTTGGTAAATTCAAACGCCGCCTGATTCCGATCCGATCCGCGATGATCGCCACCGAAGAATTGCCGGAATCCGTCATCCGGTCGGTATCCCCCAAACTGCGCTGTCACGGCAGCACCGAACGTCTCTCGGTCTATTACCGCCCCTCCCCCGATGGCAAACGCATCCTGTTTGGCGGGCGGTCGCTTGGTTATGGTGATTGCCCGCAGATATATCATAAATACCTGCAAAACTTCATGACGCGCCTGTTCCCACAGCTCTCAAACGCAAAGCTTGATTACGTCTGGTCGGGCAAAATCGCCTACACGTTCGATCATGTCCCCCATATCGGGGTAATGGATGGCATGCATTATGCCATGGGCTATTGCGGATCGGGCGTGGGACGGGCGAATTACTTCGGACGCAAGATTGCGCAAAAGGTGCTTGATCAGGCCGAAGGCTACACAATCTTTGAAGAATTCCCCTTCAAGACCCGCCCGTTCTATACCGGTCATCCATGGTTCCTGCCCGCGATCATGAAATGGCACAGTCTGGCGGATCGACTTGGGTTTTAGGGGGCGGCTTTAATCCCCTTGGAAATGTGACAAGGGCGGCCTCATGGGACCGCCCTTTGTTTTTAATCCATACCCGGTTGTTCCGCCTAGGCCGCATCCCGTTCAAACTGCAATTTGGCAAGTCGGCTATATAGCGGGCTGGATTCCAGAAGCTCCTGATGGGTCCCCACCGCAATCAGCTTGCCATCATCAATCACCGCGATCCGGTCGGCATGCAGCACAGTCGCCAGGCGGTGCGCGATCACAAGCGTGGTACGGGTTTTCATGATGGTTTCAAGCGCCTTCTGAACCACCTGTTCGCTTTCGGCATCCAGCGCACTGGTGGCTTCATCCAGCAACAGGACCGACGGATTGCGCAGGATCGCACGTGCAATCGCGATGCGCTGCCGCTGCCCGCCCGAAAGACGCACACCCTTTTCACCAAGGAAGCTGTCAAAACCGTCCGGCAGGCGATCAAGGAATTCTGTCGCATGGGCGGCATCGGCGGCGGCCCGGACATCTTCATCGGACGCATCCGGGCGGCCATAGCGGATGTTTTCCCACGCATTGGCGGCAAAGATCACCGGGTCTTGCGCCACAAGACCGATCCGTTCGCGGACCGATACCGGATCGGCGGTGCGGATATCGACATCATCAACCTTGATAACCCCGCTTGCCGGATCATAGAATCGCAGCAAAAGCTGGAACACCGTCGTTTTACCGGCACCGGACGGGCCGACAAGCGCCACGGTTTCCCCCGGTTTGACCTGCAGCGAAAAACCGGTCAGAGCCGAACGATCCGGGCGCGCCGGGTAATGGAAAGTGACGTTTTCAAAACTGACATGGCCAAGATGCTTTTCGGGCATCTGCACCGGGTTTGCCGGTGCGGCAATGGCCGGTTTGGTTTCAAGCAGCCCCATCAGGCGTTCAGCCGCCCCTGCGGCACGCTGCAGATCACCGATCACTTCGCTGATCGCGCCGACCGAGCCCGCAACCACGATGGCATAAAACACAAAGGCGGAAAGATCGCCGGCCGAAATCGTGCCATCAAGCACATCATGCCCGCCGATCCACAGGATCGTGCCCACCGCGCCAAAGACCATGACAATGACAACCGCGGTCAGAAGCGCCCGCGCCGAAATACGCGAAATCGCGGTTTTGAACGCCCCTTCGACGAAGCCGTCAAACTTGTCGCTTTCGATCTTTTCGTGGGTATAGGCCTGCACGGTGCGCAGCGCATTGAGCGATTCTTCGGAAAAGGCACTGACATCGGCGATGCGGTCCTGTGCCTCGCGCGACAGGCGGCGCACCCGCCGCCCATAGCCAATGATCGGCACAACCACGAGCGGCACGACGAGCAGAACAAGTGCCGTCAGCTTGGGGCTGGTCACCGCCAGCATGGTCAGGCCACCAACAAACATCAGGATATTGCGAAGCGCGATCGACACACTTGATCCGATCACGACCTGCAAAAGGGTCGTATCCGTCGTCAGGCGCGAAAGAACTTCACCGGTACGGGTGACTTCAAAGAAACCCGGATCAAGCCGGATGATATGGGCATAAACCGCCGAACGGATATCGGCAACCACGCGCTCTCCGATCCACGACACCAGAAAGAATCGCGCATAGCTTGCCCCGGCCATCAGAAGGGTGACTGCAAACAGAACAAAAAGCGCCTGATCAAGAAGGTCGGCATTGCCATCGGCAAATCCCCGATCGACAAGCATGCGCAACCCGCTGCCAAGCGCCAGAACCGTGCCAGAGGCAATCACCAGTGCGACCATTGCACCGGCCACCTGCAAGCGATAGGGCAGGACAAAGGGGATAATGGCGCGAAGAGCGGAAAAATTACGACTGGAGTCCCTGTCTGCAAGACGGGGTGAAGTACGGGGATTCAATGCCACGGCAACCTTCCAGTTTACGCTTTTCCTGCCAATTCCGGGTCCCGATCAGTCGAGATCAAGACGCCGCCCCGTCTTGACCGCAAGATCAGCCGAAAGCTGATCGGTCAGCGTCGTCGAGCCACGGGTGGACGTCCAGCTTTCATTGTCTTCATCGAAATCATAATGGCTGGCACCACTGACCGGCGAGGACATCCAGATCTGGCGGTTCGGGCCGTGTTTATTGATGATGAACTGTTCACCCGAGTCGAGTTCGATCGTCAGGATTCCCGATTGCAGATCGACATCAATATCGTCCCCCATCTCGTCATCAATATGATCCGAAAGGGTTTCAATGGTGTCATCAGCAAGCTGATGGAAGCGGGTTTCATCAAGGGCCACGATCAACACTCCGTCTGTCAAAAGGGGCTAAACGCCCCCTGGCAAGGCGACAATTCTATATGCTGGCGCACCATACTATATAAAGAGTCTCGCGCAAGTCTGCATCATGCAGATGATGCGGATTAATGCCCCGAATAGTGTGCAATATCACCATAAACCGGGATCAAAAATGCCGGTCGCCCCCCTTAATCCCGGTTTATCCAAGAATTCCCGGAGACAGGGGTTGCATAGGTCGATTTTTTACCTTATACACCGCGCTTCAAATTCCGGAGTGATAGGCGATGAAAAAAGACATCCATCCCGATTACCATGAAATCACCGTTCAGATGACGGACGGCAGCAGCTTCACCACCAAATCGACCTGGGGCAATCCGGGCGACGTTCTGAAGCTTGACATCGATCCGAAAAGCCATCCGGCTTGGACTGGTGTTCATCGTCTGCTCGACAGCGGCGGTCAGCTCGCGAAGTTCAAAAAACGCTTCGCCGGTTTCAATAT is part of the Thalassospira lucentensis genome and harbors:
- a CDS encoding M23 family metallopeptidase; this encodes MVSIATIMAILGGTAGFILSDHYSNASDTALSANAAESELSASPPSSVTETANLPDNEPRLETVVLEKGSNLMATLTAAGLERSVAFNAIEALRDVYNPRKLRAGQEFDLVYASDVDGDSDLFDTLRFQPDPETVVLVSRTDDGFTASSDKVALTPVRNVSSGVIDQSLFLAAEKNGMPLSVLMELIELYSYEVDFQRDIQPGDSFEVMFEELRNESGERVRYGDVVYASMTLSGNNVRLYSYKDSNGDIDFYNQKGKSYRRALMRTPINGARLSSGFGARKHPILGFTKMHKGVDFAAPPGTPIFAAGNGTVAKIGRNGGYGNYIRLRHNDSYDTAYAHMKGFAKGLKQGSRVKQGDVIGYVGTTGASTGPHLHFEILKNNTQVNPIKVKMPSGKTLKGDELKTFQAKAEGLRGQYAELSLHNRKVASAE
- a CDS encoding LysR family transcriptional regulator, coding for MNIKRLRIFHEVFVTGSITRAAERSFVSQPAASKMLANFEAEIGYKLFVRHNGKLLPTDEAHFLHDEVYSILQGLSHLEDSLKAARNNKGGRLRICSIFGPAYRFLPELIADYMKKNPGVQVSLHHAGCSVIRQGVASGQYQIGLVDKSESSLSHESVSMDLPCFCAVPLDHPAAQLDEVTLADAGTSPWITLDSENATTRELRRAYDDAGIAFNRIIEVHTTVHAMSFVNLGMGLTLVDALNCRYFSDAFNFPNIRLLPFRPRIMEPLEIITSNVRPLSGVARDFYDGLVLELGKILGVEQAPKA
- a CDS encoding amino acid ABC transporter substrate-binding protein, with protein sequence MNKFALALAVSAAMIFVQTSASQAEEGTSTLQTVKDRGSVSCVIGNSFPGFYSLNKEGEWQGMDIDMCRGVAAAVFGDAGKVNFLPVQWAQSFTTIKSGKGDILSKGMTWTLSRDVSQGLDFLDTYFYDGQGFMVRKDLGVTSVKELQGATVCVLTGTSSELNLADYSRTHALDLKTVVFDDSAVRNTAFFNDNCDALTNDKSGLAAQRSAAPNPADYVVLPETISKEALSFAVKQNDSEWANVVKWTFQAMVAAEEYGITSENVDDMRANSESPIIRRILGVEGDLHVGLGLPQDWAYQVIKNVGNYGEIYERNVGPDSILGLDREGTLNALWQDGGLMYAKSFR
- a CDS encoding ABC transporter permease subunit, with amino-acid sequence MNFVSPSHPKPGIAHSIFSCLNKDSTRGVVIQAATLGLVLATLLYLFSNSAQNLDRLGLSFGFDFLQTTAGFDISWSLIAYDPSMSYWRVFLVGIVNTLFLSFCVIVFGTILGTIVGILRLSPNPLVSQLARCYVEVVRNVPLLIQIIFWFTTVFSALPPPRSGYGFAGLVFLNNRGFYMPSAVTDMSGWLIAAGSLILLGPLWFLLRGIRRQQRQNGSVSRSYRIAFALWGLVLCGMALIVGSSLRWSVPALQGFNIEGGMFLPSAFGAAFIAMTVYRSAAIAETVRAGMESISKGQHEAAATIGFSRFQTLRLILIPQAIRAIIPPLANSWLVATKDSSLAVAIGFPELVSVFMQTSVNQTGRAIEIIAMVMGFYIVVSLIISYLLNKYNAHMQFKAR
- a CDS encoding amino acid ABC transporter permease, with translation MSEQDLKHFVPTPPRLPATNEQNLLRRIQKQCFNSIGNSLLTISVLVLIYYVAKSFLDWAVFNAVWNAATRRECMDISPDGACWAGVIDWFNGLIYGRYPDEEQWRVNGGVIMGLLWLLPLMTRRIAYRNSILISWITLYPFLGAYMFLGGTFGQDVGIIHMVFTSLAAGYFILLYLNWMLCAAGQSSLPEMVTPLTSRLIRRGQYMNGFLLVWAVLSILCGLVLAQVHLEPVPVDHWGGLFLTLIIASFAITMSIPVGILLALGRRSKLPVIHWLSMMLIELVRAVPLITVLFMAVTLLPIFLPSGAEPNKLSQVLFAVCLFAGAYMAENIRGGLQAIPDGQYEAAQTLGLGYWLTMGLIILPQAMRLMIPNIMTSFISMLKDTTLVSIIGLFDIMLMARNISNDKNWIGLHTEPLALISILFFVMCYGMSQYSLNLEKRLKAHRS